One window from the genome of Cricetulus griseus strain 17A/GY chromosome 2, alternate assembly CriGri-PICRH-1.0, whole genome shotgun sequence encodes:
- the LOC118238192 gene encoding wiskott-Aldrich syndrome protein homolog, giving the protein MPQPPRSALPPVSSLRAAGSRGLGGGEVTQEPVGGRGRRGRGWRVEGTEAGAWRPLPSGAEKQRRRRASPSPAADPPRRPPSCSLRPPRGHAGASPALRSVACSPCSAASRARRPPALPHVTRRPPPLPSPGPGPLRR; this is encoded by the coding sequence ATGCCGCAGCCGCCGCGGTCAGCGCTTCCTCCTGTGTCTTCGCTGCGCGCTGCAGGTTCCCGCGGCCTGGGCGGCGGGGAGGTGACACAGGAGCccgtgggaggaagaggaaggaggggaagggggtgGAGAGTGGAGGGGACCGAAGCCGGAGCGTGGAGGCCGCTGCCGAGCGGGGCGGAGAAGCAGAGAAGGCGCCGCGCCAGCCCCTCCCCCGCCGCCGACCCGCCCCGGCGGCCTCCGTCCTGCTCGTTGCGCCCGCCCCGCGGCCATGCGGGGGCCTCGCCGGCGCTGAGGAGCGTCGCCTGCTCGCCGTGCTCCGCGGCCTCCCGGGCCCGTCGCCCGCCCGCCCTTCCGCACGTAACGCGCCGGCCGCCGCCTCTTCCTTCGCCGGGCCCCGGGCCTCTGCGCAGG